The sequence below is a genomic window from Phycodurus eques isolate BA_2022a chromosome 6, UOR_Pequ_1.1, whole genome shotgun sequence.
atggatttatttatttgcatagtTAGCATATTATTGCCCAAAATCTTTTTCCcccactgttttatgcataatatgggtcaaaatgagtctgtgacatggtttaagtttaACATCTATGGAATTTGTCGATTGTATGCGATAGCCGATAAAAAGCAAAAGGGAGGAAAATTAGTTGATCAGAATCGGGCATCGTTGTGATGTAGGTACCCTACACATTATTTAATTACCTGCCCACTTTGTGGTCAACTCAAATTTGCGTGACGCTGCGTTGCAACAGCCAGTCGGGATCGAGAACACACTGCGTCCCACACGACGTCCTGCAGAACAATAGAGAAGAAAATGATCTTTGCTGTTTGTGTGCACCTCAAACATTCTCGGGACCGTACGAAAAAAGAGCAGGCCTGGAGAATGTTTAATCTGGAATATCGACAAGGGCGGCATTCTATTGGGGGTGGcacagtttatttctttccattCTCTTTTATTCTGTTTACAAAAGTAATTTGGTGGAtttcgggaggggggggggctggaatggatgaataacatttaaatcCATTTCACtgcagaaaattgaaaaatggaTTTGCTATACAGAACAAGTgaattgagttatgagcatggtcacgcAAATAAccttgtaaatcaaggtactgCTGTATAATCAATTATGCAGCACATCATGTAGTATAAATACCTAGCAATTAAGCAGAGCCAATTTAATCTGTGGCAATAAGTGACCAAATTCCACGTTTATTTTGTCAGTGTGACATTTAAagtcagcgtgtgtgtgtgtgtgtgtgtatgtttgtttgtttgtgtgggcGTGTGCTGCTGTTGTACATGTAAACAGATGGCAATATGGTCCCGCTTTTGTTGACACTTACACTGACTGAAGTTGTTGTAacacatgtatatgtatttgcagGTGTCATTGCTGTTGTATCAGGGGAGCAGCAGCCAGGTGGTGGAGCAAGAGGACCTGTTAGTCGGTCATCCCGCTTTGCAATGGACGCCAGACCAAATGATTTTCTGGCTGACGCACTTGGGACCTGAACTGTCTAGCAAGTCTTTCCAGCCAGGCAGTATCAATGGCAGGTACAGAggttataaaaagtctacacaaatCTGTTCAAATTGGGGGGAGAGgggaattaaaatataaaaaaatgagataatgtggttgcacaagtgtgcagaCCCTCCTATAACtgaggatgtggctgtgttcagaattaaccaatcacatgaTGTGAaatgagtcagcacacacctgttgGTATTTAAAGTGTTTCCGATAACCCTAATTAAAGTTTAGATGATCCATAAAGCTCTTTGCTGTCCTTATTGTTAGTCAATTCCTACGGTGCAAGTCGTGGTACGCAGAGAGCTACGGTTGTACAtgacccccaaaaataaaatgaattgttaGTTGAATAAATGACACTGGAAAAAAGTAATCTTAGTGGCGATAATGACTATTATGGATTACCACAGATCTTTTGTATGGTGCATCATCACAGACGTTTACTTTACACAAATGGTAGAGCAGAATTGGACTTAAGGGGTACTTTGAGCCATTAGTCGTCAGTGTTTCACGCATGTACCTGAATGCATCATGACACACGTAACAACGGATGCAGGCCCTTGTGTGCTCTGCGTTCTAACTTCACTGATTTTCAGATTACTGAGGACACTGGAGGAGAAGGAGCTGTGGAATCCACCTTACGACATCCAGAATCAGGCTTACCGAAACGCCATTCTGGCTGAACTCTACAGACTTCAAGCCCCTGATCTCAGACCTCAGAACCTGTGGGAATACAAGGCAAGATAATCCGAATTCCGTCATCGTCAGTTTTCTTGCATGTATAATCGTACCTTGGCTTAAAAGTTTGACGAAGTATTCCGTTAAAGCCCCccacataaaaacaatgtttttgtttttcataaatatttcactgtggtatataaaaacatcataaaagaaaatgtgaagaaataaacagcttttttataaaatgtaattactgtacggactgtagtatttgtgttggatgtgtgcctttaatgggtgtggcctagtgagtgacatcaggagctgaaACAGGTTCGTCTGCGTCTCGGCGTGAGTTATGGCCGACAGCAACTCCTTGttagtgttctcattttgtatttgcgtGCTTGACTCCACATGCGAGGGGAATACGACatttaattccatccatccatccgttttctgagccgcttctactcagtagggtcgcgggcgtgctggagcctatcccacttATCATCGGGCATTTGGCAGGGTACACctggaactggttgccagccaatcacagggcacatacaaacaaacaaccattcgcactcagattcacatctacgggcaatttagactcatcaattaacctaccatgcatgttttttgggatgtgggaagaaaccggagtacccggagaaaacccacacaggcacggggagaacatgcaaactccacacaggtagggaCAGGAtttaaccccagtcctcagaactatgaggcagacgctctaaccagtcggccaccgtgccgcccaatattTAATTACTCCATTTTTTGTTTCACTCACACAAGGGCAGTGAATCTGaacatgaagcaaaaaaaatcaaccgaGCAagagcttgtaactcaaaacttgtAAAATGGGGCACTCGTAAATGACGGTACCACCATACAATCATTAGTGTTTGGAGTAACTAATAGCATTTGAATTACAAAATgcatgtaattgtaatccattacatttctgggagaaaatgttaaattaaattacacttgcttttggaaatttccatgattacaagtttatttttttttcatataagtTCCTCCTTCGAAAGCCGACGATTCTGATTGGCTCTCTAGTCTTGTCCCGTTCTGCtttagtctcaaacatgacatatgtttccaaatatgacctcgaagcactatcttgtggtgcaatctattagtttgtctgagattttgaaaaggttagattTATAGTTACAATTTTGAAAACACAATAGAagattgacttttgaacatttttacctttataattttggacttttttttattaaacattaGTCATTTATCTAATCTTTCATACTAGGtacgatattgtctaaattgtgtatATTTGTCATGAGGTCAACATGGTGTCATCTATTCCACATGCTGTAGCtgtgcacatatacagtatatgtatgtgtaggcctatatactgtatttatgtataatgcaacaaaaaaaaatgtattttacatttatcatgttttgttatcagtttatttgtgtagggttttttttcattccaaaatgtattttctatggtttgaatccacttttttaCAGGAAACATCCAAGGCTCCTGTTGactcattcattcaaaattaagaaaagtaatcaaatataattagttatattactttgagaatgtaatttaaatagttacactactattaagttttcaacagggtaacttgtaactGTAACCAACGTCATTTgcaaagtcatcttcccaacactgacaATCAAATGATGCCTGGGAAACATGTTCTTTTCTCTTTCCATCAGGCGGCCCATTCAGGGAAGTCTCTGTTCCTGCTTTACGCCATGAAGCGCTCCCCTCGCCTAACGCTCTTCTATTTGTACTTGTTTGACTATTCGGAAACCTTCCTGCCCTTCCTCCACACCTGCTGCCCACCCATCGCACTCGCCAGTCCAACGGTGGAGAGCCGGCCCTTTGACTCCCAGGTGACAGTTTCCCAAACTGGTCttgaaagttttgtttttggttttttggcGTTCTATGATGTAACAACAAGGTGGTGTTCTGGCTTCTTAGACGGAACCCAGCTGGCAACAGTGGAGTGAGTTCATGGTCAAGTACTTCCTGCTACCGTACCAGCTGATAGCGGAATTTGCCTGGGACTGGCTTTCTGTCCACTACTGGACGTCTTGCATCGTCATCGTCCATGCCGTGCTGCTGTCAATGCTGGAGTGCTGCTCTCTGTGGAGACTCTGGACCACGGCTAGAATCAGGTATGCCGCCGGCGACTAGTCCTCCACGTGTTTAACTAGAAGGCTATGGAACATTTGTTCTCGACAGTAAACCCCTGATTATCgtgggggatatgttccagacccacgtGCAATGAGTGAAAACCATATAAGaaacgtccccccccccccaagttttaccactcccacacactttaaagacttgaaacacattgtaaatgtattttaacacttttttatttattattattattatttttttatttttattttattttatatatttttttgcaagcctaaaatttgcatgttctccccgtgcccggttggattttctccgggcactccggtttcctcccacatcccaaaaacatgggcggtaggttgattgaaaactctaaattgcccgtaggtgtgaatgtaagtatgaatggttgtttgtttatatgtgccctgcgattggctggcgaccggttcagcgtgtaccccgcctcccgcccgatgatagatGGGCTCCACCAACCCGTggccccagtgaggataagtggtaaagaaaatggatggatggatggatacaattctatattgcggttcattgttaaaaaaaaaaaattcagtatatttactgtaattcccTTGcacgtgggaaaggagagccacaattGCCCATGTACTTTTCAGTCATTATTGAACGCCGGGAGAATTttatccatacattttttttatttttaattgtattattattaatttaattacattttattgtatttaattttaatgaataCCATTTTCTTTTATCTACCTTCTAATAAGCCTCCTGTGTTGCGAATTGCCACTTGTGCTAAAGCActtaattcattcactgccatccttcccagttaacatggatatttgacttttaaagccgtcaatggcagtgaatgtgttaaagcaATGCATCTGGTTTAcccaatgtttttgtgatgtccaTAGGAACCatacaacaaatacatttaaaaaaaaaaaaaaaaaaaaaaacagtaaaacacaaacagaatGAGCACACTCACACAAGGAGCTGCTCTAGGCCACAGCTCTTAAAggcagatactgtatgtaacacacagacactacaataggtacagtattttcccaaaaatttttgcatgtccaaatacattttcaatgtgtttaaaaagtatgtttcaGTACATTTTAATGTGTTGATATGGTCTCTATATCTATATCGGTGGGTCTGGAATAAATCCCTGGCGATAAACAGGGACTCCCtgttaattgtaattattaccTTAATTCATAACCACATTTTGTGTTGTGTACTCATTTATGTAGAGCACTGTTGCTACACAGGCTACATAAATAGCGTGACATCATTGCACAGGACAGTGTGTAACTCACTAATAATTtaacaaatgagaaaaatgtgGTTGAGGTGTACAATCAAACATCTGTCATGTTTGTCCTGGTAAAAAGTTGAGGCCCTTAGCACTCACCCT
It includes:
- the LOC133403569 gene encoding bifunctional apoptosis regulator-like isoform X1; translated protein: MYVTYRRRFGLSSKMHEQDSPAGTQEAHEDIQSSSSERISEQEFSCHCCFDVLVNPTTLTCGHNYCRHCLALWWESSRKNECPECRQRWEGFPKVNIQLSEATDKLFSEVVQRRRVEIQDNPKISRITLAFERYGDNLGKSRTKQHKAAGFFFFFSGVFATLLCGAVSLLLYQGSSSQVVEQEDLLVGHPALQWTPDQMIFWLTHLGPELSSKSFQPGSINGRLLRTLEEKELWNPPYDIQNQAYRNAILAELYRLQAPDLRPQNLWEYKAAHSGKSLFLLYAMKRSPRLTLFYLYLFDYSETFLPFLHTCCPPIALASPTVESRPFDSQTEPSWQQWSEFMVKYFLLPYQLIAEFAWDWLSVHYWTSCIVIVHAVLLSMLECCSLWRLWTTARIRALPGMMWNHVWSMLYQGLAFGLMWPLVPQLVCNGLFYWALYISPLMNVDLLVQQLRHPQTAAH
- the LOC133403569 gene encoding bifunctional apoptosis regulator-like isoform X2, giving the protein MHEQDSPAGTQEAHEDIQSSSSERISEQEFSCHCCFDVLVNPTTLTCGHNYCRHCLALWWESSRKNECPECRQRWEGFPKVNIQLSEATDKLFSEVVQRRRVEIQDNPKISRITLAFERYGDNLGKSRTKQHKAAGFFFFFSGVFATLLCGAVSLLLYQGSSSQVVEQEDLLVGHPALQWTPDQMIFWLTHLGPELSSKSFQPGSINGRLLRTLEEKELWNPPYDIQNQAYRNAILAELYRLQAPDLRPQNLWEYKAAHSGKSLFLLYAMKRSPRLTLFYLYLFDYSETFLPFLHTCCPPIALASPTVESRPFDSQTEPSWQQWSEFMVKYFLLPYQLIAEFAWDWLSVHYWTSCIVIVHAVLLSMLECCSLWRLWTTARIRALPGMMWNHVWSMLYQGLAFGLMWPLVPQLVCNGLFYWALYISPLMNVDLLVQQLRHPQTAAH